The Aedes aegypti strain LVP_AGWG chromosome 3, AaegL5.0 Primary Assembly, whole genome shotgun sequence genome contains a region encoding:
- the LOC110677737 gene encoding uncharacterized protein LOC110677737, producing MSRGIVDSHSGTIMEDERMERNTIVDIRHTQCAAIDSISRKVVAFNQNEPYYRAYVKRGTKSNQLHRLGARILLILGSILLYNLIFGTSSSGRYEEPSWLACAIGKMLGIEDRIYY from the exons ATGTCACGTGGAATAGTTGATAGTCATTCTGGAACCATCATGGAAGACGAACGCATGGAACGGAACACGATCGTCGATATTCGGCACACGCAATGTGCGGCCATCGATAGCATCTCCCGGAAGGTGGTagctttcaaccaaaatgaGCCGTATTACAGAGCTTACGTCAAAAG AGGAACCAAGAGCAATCAGTTGCACCGGCTTGGGGCAAGAATCCTGCTCATATTGGGCTCAATTTTGCTGTACAATCTCATCTTCGGAACTTCCTCCAGCGGAAGGTATGAGGAACCGTCATGGCTTGCTTGTGCAATCGGCAAAATGTTGGGCATCGAGGATCGAATTTACTATTGA
- the LOC5570307 gene encoding threonine aspartase 1, which produces MPGFVAVHTGAGNCIDETLYKNVCKEACSQGVNALKNGGSALDACELAIMTLENSCATNAGIGSNLTWNGQVECDACIMDGGTLQFGACTNVSDVKNPISLARHLCERQSKLLSFGRIPPMVLAGKGASAYAKEIGLQIVPTEHMISTKAVKSYEHYRRNIAKYEEMNQMKLSPLDTVGAVCVDAEGSIVAGCSSGGLLLKVSGRVGQASTYGAGCWALTDESTCMSAATCTTGNGEYLMKTLFAKELVDDLITCNCPITSQHQTYKRKLLESPFLSKQSEIHAGSLSIIYNTTTADGDLLWAHTTNSMCLGFQSTKQKKPKFVLSKLPPNLSCGVKTVVSGHHFKLTY; this is translated from the exons ATGCCAGGATTTGTAGCGGTTCATACGG GTGCTGGAAATTGTATAGACGAAACCTTATACAAAAATGTCTGCAAAGAAGCCTGCTCACAAGGCGTCAATGCGCTTAAGAACGGAGGAAGCGCGTTGGATGCTTGCGAATTGGCCATCATGACCTTGGAGAATTCCTGTGCCACAAATGCCGGAATCGGATCGAATCTTACATGGAACGGACAAGTGGAATGCGACGCTTGTATAATGGATGGTGGGACATTGCAGTTTGGGGCTTGCACGAATGTTTCCGATGTAAAAAATCCAATTAGCTTGGCTCGGCATTTGTGCGAGAGGCAGTCCAAACTTTTGAGTTTTGGACGGATTCCTCCGATGGTCTTGGCAGGGAAAGGTGCCTCGGCGTATGCCAAAGAGATTGGACTGCAGATAGTTCCAACCGAGCACATGATATCTACGAAAGCCGTTAAAAGCTACGAGCATTATCGAAGGAACATAGCCAAATACGAGGAAATGAATCAAATGAAACTATCTCCTCTGGACACTGTTGGCGCCGTTTGTGTCGATGCCGAGGGGTCAATCGTGGCCGGATGTAGTTCCGGTGGCCTGCTGCTCAAGGTTAGTGGACGCGTGGGGCAAGCATCAACCTACGGAGCCGGATGTTGGGCCCTGACGGATGAATCCACGTGTATGTCGGCGGCCACTTGCACCACCGGAAACGGCGAATATCTTATGAAGACTCTCTTCGCGAAAGAACTGGTGGACGATTTGATAACGTGCAACTGTCCGATTACCTCGCAACATCAAACCTACAAACGGAAGCTGTTGGAATCTCCGTTCCTTTCGAAGCAGAGCGAAATCCACGCCGGATCGTTGTCAATAATCTACAACACGACCACTGCCGATGGGGACTTGCTGTGGGCCCACACGACCAACTCCATGTGCTTAGGATTTCAGTCAACCAAACAGAAGAAACCGAAG TTCGTGCTATCAAAGTTACCGCCAAACCTGTCATGCGGAGTCAAAACCGTCGTCAGTGGGCACCATTTCAAATTGACGTATTAG
- the LOC5570305 gene encoding cyclin-J — translation MEIFRNNPSLSRLFEENCTEYSDEIIWVLQEAELNRLTLRYISPQIAFRSSLVNLIRDVGQQQQLRRTTVHLAIYLMDAFMDNHNIANNRLKLTALSCVLLAAKIEENEPKVPSLKDMNKLLRDKCPLSDFVILEVVLLKFFNWQLLIPTTAVFAEYWLLHVVSKQDFAPTVNENQYFERRARASELVLEFLDVTILDITMTNVRPSLLAAACMAAARAMLSVNSTWNNSMIQLTGYTYDEICYLTRALMNGRACLISDTLSRKRPILDSGYITDPGDDEEDDEVVEVSEKETNASSDDDVVFVSRSKRAKLE, via the exons atggaaatcttcagaaataaccCGTCG ctaagTCGACTCTTCGAGGAAAACTGTACGGAATACAGCGACGAAATAATCTGGGTACTGCAGGAAGCGGAATTGAACCGATTAACTTTACGCTACATCTCGCCACAAATAGCGTTCCGATCGAGCCTGGTGAATCTGATCCGAGACGTCGGCCAGCAACAGCAGCTCCGGAGGACAACCGTGCACTTGG CGATCTACCTAATGGACGCATTCATGGACAATCATAACATCGCCAACAACAGACTGAAACTAACGGCATTGAGTTGTGTCTTGCTGGCCGCAAAAATAGAGGAAAATGAACCGAAGGTCCCCTCTTTGAAGGACATGAACAAACTGCTCAGAGACAAGTGCCCCCTGTCAGATTTTGTGATCCTTGAGGTAGTACTGCTAAAGTTCTTCAACTGGCAGCTACTCATCCCGACCACCGCCGTATTTGCCGAGTACTGGCTCCTGCACGTAGTTTCCAAGCAGGATTTCGCGCCAACCGTTAACGAGAACCAGTACTTCGAACGACGTGCTCGCGCTTCCGAACTCGTGTTGGAGTTTCTGGATGTGACAATCTTGGACATCACGATGACCAATGTGCGCCCTTCGTTGCTGGCGGCTGCTTGCATGGCGGCGGCCAGGGCCATGCTATCGGTCAATAGCACTTGGAACAACAGCATGATCCAACTGACCGGCTATACGTACGACGAGATATGCTACCTGACGCGGGCACTGATGAATGGCCGGGCATGTCTCATCTCGGACACCCTAAGTCGCAAGCGACCGATTCTCGACTCTGGATATATAACGGATCCAGGGGACGACGAGGAAGATGATGAGGTAGTGGAAGTTAGCGAAAAGGAGACAAACGCAAGCTCCGATGATGATGTCGTGTTCGTCAGCAGGAGCAAACGCGCCAAACTGGAATGA